The Lasioglossum baleicum chromosome 15, iyLasBale1, whole genome shotgun sequence genomic interval ACTACACGGATTCTGCGATGCGAGTGAAAGGGCCTACGGTGCTTGTTTATACGTCCGAACAATAGATCAGGACGGTTCTATTCGCGCGAATTTACTTTGCGCCAAGTCTCGCGTCGCGCCACTAAGTCAAATTACACTCGCGCGGTTGGAATTATGCGGTGCCGCACTGCTAGCCACATTATTTCGAACAGTACAAGACGCGTTGATACATCACGTAGACAAGGTAGTTTTCTGGACCGATTCGACGGTCGTTTTGAGCTGGATACGCAAATCACCATCTGCATTAAAAACTTTTGTCGCCAATCGCGTAGCCGACATTCAGCGGAAAACGGATGTTCAATCATGGCGATATATCCGCTCAGCGGACAATCCAGCCGATCTAATTTCCCGAGGAACAACTTCAGAAGAACTCATCAAGAACAGACTTTGGGGTCACGGACCCAAATGGCTCGCTCAAACCCAAACAACATGGCCTGCTGCGAGATTTACCATACGCAACGAGCTGCCAGAATTGAgaacggtgacgtgtctagttAGCTTAAAAACACAAACCGACGAGATCCTTCTGCGTTATTCTTGTTTCCAAAGGCTCAGACGAGTCGTTGCTTATTGCTTACGCTTCCCATTGAAACATCGAGTCACAGGACCCTTGTCCATCGAAGAATTACGCGAATCAAACAACCGGATCATACAGCTACTTCAAGCCACCACGTTCGCCGACGAAATTCATGATTTGAAAATCGGAAAGGTGTCGAATAGAGGCCGACTGCAACCCTTGAGCCCGTTCCTCGACGACAAGGGAATATTACGCGTAGGGGGTCGATTACATAATTCAGCTCTACCGTTCGAACAAAGGCATCCAATACTCTTACCTCGAGGACATCACATAACAAAGCTCATCATTCGCGACTCACATCTTAAAACCCATCACGCCGGAATTACAGCCACGTTGTATGACGTACGACAACGATATTGGCCGATCGACGGAAAGAATACAACGCGTCAAGTTATACGACAATGTATAAGATGTTTCCGGGTTAAGCCCCCAACAGTCGACTACATCATGGGTAACCTACCTGCTACCCGCGTCACCGAAGGTAGGCCATTCATTAACAGCGGTGTCGATTATTGCGGCCCCTTTTTCATAAAGGAACGACGATTTAGGAACCGAGCCCGCGTCAAGGTCTATGTCGCAGTGTTTGTTTGTTTCGCCACGAAGGCTATACATTTAGAAGTAGTAAGCGACCTAACGACTGAAGCGTTCATCGCGGCACTAAAAAGATTTGTCGCACGACGAGGACTTTGTAAAAACATATATTCAGACAACGGTACAAACTTTGTCGGCGCGAACAACGAACTGACAGATCATCACAAGGCAATGTCAAAGGATGAGAAATTGAAACATTTCCTCATATCAAGAGAGATGTCCTGGCATTTTATGCCCGCATTATCACCTCACTTCGGaggattgtgggaagcagcggTCAAATCATTTAAACACCATGTCAAACGGGTCGTCGGCGAAGAATTGTTTACGTACGAACAATTCACCACCTTCGTAATAGAAATAGAAGCCATTCTGAATTCGCGTCCTCTTACGCCACTCTCATCAGACCCAAACGACATACCCGCTCTTACTCCGGGACATTTCCTGATCGGTGATTCTCTTACGTGTCTTGCCGAGACTGATTTTAGCACAACATCTTCAAACCGTTTATCCACCTGGCAACATATCCAGAAGGTCAAGCAAGACTTTTGGGCCCGGTGGTACAAGGAATATGTCAATCAACTCAACATTCGTCACAAATGGACCCAAGGATCCCACGACATCACCCAGGGAACCCTCGTCGTTCTAAGGGTCGACAATCTTCCGCCATTGTGTTGGCAGTTGGGTCGAATCGTTCAAATCCATCCCGGAGCAGACGGCATCACACGTGCGGTAACTGTTCGAACCACACATGGCGTTTATAAGCGAAACGTTAAAAAACTAGCACCTCTTCCGTACGGAGACACTGCACAATCAGACGGTGTCAACCCATCAGCTTAAACGTAAGTCAAGACAtatcatatttgtaattgaTCGGTAGATAGAATCGATCAACGAGGGGGAGTATGTTCCGTCCGAGGAAACCCATACCTGACAAGATCCGTAAACCCTCGCGAAAGGAATCGTTCAGGGGAATTTGCTTTGTGCCTATCTCATTTACACAAATTCACAGTCCAGTAAATAACCGTATTTCCTCGTGCAATAATCGTTATACCGAAATCCTCAATTGAATATTTATGATTCATTCACGACCAAGGGACCTTCATAAACACTCGTAGACTCGACCAACGGTCGTTTTTAGTAATATCTCCGAAGGTGACTTAAACTCTTAGTTTAATTCTGACAATCCCTCATAAACGTACCAGGCTCTTTACATTTCGGTTCCCCCTTTATGACTTGCACAGCCGTCGGAAATAATTCTAAAGAACACCGCGTTCGTGAAAAACGGTTGAAGTCAAAAAACCCGACGACCATACGGTCGTCAGGTACCGGCATCCGTCCTTGCTCGAGTCAGGTAGCGCTATAATCTTCGTTTGGGACTAACTCTCCCTCACACAACGCAAACCGATAACTTGAACCGTTACAACTTCCTGAGTGGGAATGACCACTGCACCAAACCAATCGAAAGACCTTCCTGATTATAACAATCAGCGAGGCACACCTACCGAATTCCTAAGGGCCGCCCTCTCTACCCCCAAGAGAAGCCCAAATTTTCAGCTCGTGTTAGCTTCTGGAGCGGAGCGACCTTACTTCTTCTGTAGACTTCTACCGAGTACCTTCTCTTGTAGACTTTACTACAAACGACACGGTGCACCTCGGTTTTAAGTAGAGATTCAGAGCAGTGAAACCCTTCAGGTCTAACACGAGCAGTGACAAAAACGGATCAGCATCACAGATccgcgcgcgtataaggcaggacctgtTGGGCCAGCCTTACTGAAGAATCCACCAACAGGTCTGGGACGAAACGCAATCCTCACCAATCCAGTCCACTTCCTAGAACTAGTTGCCCAAGATTAGTTTGGCGGGCAACAACCGATCCTTCGCGAACCCGCACACAAGCgagaaaacaataataataacttaatatacatattaaaaacactaaataataaaaaaataaggaagcttttttagaattgaaaattaattttgtataaaaattttattaaaaatgaattttttttatattaagattTTAGGGTATATTAGTattgattaaatttatataaattaatataattttagaggggtgatattaattaaaggcatattaaataaaaggcttagtattataaatggtataatattaaggtttcattttaaatattttgaaaattatagtaaactagaaaagtttatagtaatttcatgcatattcAGTGAAACTAAAAATGAGGGATTTTTACTCAGTATAAAATTACCTataaaactaataataataacttaatatacgtattaaaaacactaaataataaaaaaatgaggaagctttttttatttaaaatgaatttttttgtattaaGATTTTAGGGTATATTAATaatgattaaatttatataaattaatataattttagaggggtgATATTAATTAAAGGCATATTAAATAAAAGGCTTAGAATTATAAATGGTATAATATtaaggtttcattttaaatattttgaaaattatagtaaactagaaaagtttatagtaatttcatgcatattcAGTGAAACTAAAAATGAGGGATTTTTACTCAGTATAAAATTACCTataaaactaataataataacttaatatacgtattaaaaacactaaataataaaaaaatgaggaagctttttttagaattgaaaattaattttatataaaaattttatttaaaatgaatttttttgtattaaGATTTTAGGGTATATTAATattgattaaatttatataaattaatataattttagaggggtgatattaattaaaggcatattaaataaaaggcttagtattataaatggtataatattaaggtttcattttaaatattttgaaaattatagtaaactagaaaagtttatagtaatttcatgcatattcAGTGAAACTAAAAATGAGGGATTATTACTCAGTAAAAAATaaaagcttcctcatttttttattatttagtgtttttaatatgtatatgaagttattattattagttttataggtaattttttactgagtaaaaatccctcatttttagtttcactgaatatgcatgaaattactataaacttttctagtttactataattttcaaaatatttaaaatgaaaccttaatattataccatttataatactaagccttttatttaatatgcctttaattaatattacccctctaaaataatattaacctcataattaaattttataataatattctatataaatagtataacccctctaaaattatattaatttatataaatttaatcaatACTAATATATCCTAAaatcttaatataaaaaaagttcattttaaataaaatttttatataaaattaattttcaattctaaaaaaagcttcctcatttttttattatttagtgtttttaatacgtatattaagttattattattagttttatAGGTAATTTTATACTGAGTAAAAATCCCTCATTTTTAGTTTCACTgaatatgcatgaaattactataaacttttctagtttactataattttcaaaatatttaaaatgaaaccttaATATTATACCATTTATAATTCTAAGCCTTTTATTTAATATGCCTTTAATTAATATcacccctctaaaattatattaatttatataaatttaatcattATTAATATACCCTAAAATCttaatacaaaaaaattcattttaaataaaaaaagcttcctcatttttttattatttagtgtttttaatacgtatattaagttattattattagttttataggtaattttttactgagtaaaaatccctcatttttagtttcactgaatatgcatgaaattactataaacttttttagtttactataattttcaaagtatttaaaatgaaaccttaatattgttacgagccagggccgcgagcagcacgagtggccggcgaagggttattaccctaggaatatgatataaatttgttagttaaggaacgcggacgaacccaatgcgaaattggggagccgctaggattattgacaacgaggacgaacctgacgcgaagtcagggagcctctaggaatggagtcaaacgcagacgaacccgatgcaaaaccggggagctgctaggaggttgtataatagcacagacgaacctgatgcgaaatcagggagctgtcaggatgcggacgaactcaatgcgaaactggggagccgctaggttggataaatctctgttcggacaattggaatgtcgcgaaagaacctgatggttaatcagggaattgctaggataattagtaagcctcgtaactagtataatttaattgatacaatccgagcggtaagattgtatcatgtggggacgttcaattacttggttaggatattggacgataattatgggtttaatgaatttgagttaattatcaaagaagacaaatatattcttgctATAGAGTTttgttctacaagtgtacttgtgtcgcgaatgaactgaatttagaataggaaagaaattgaaaggtgatattacctaagctaagacgcacggtgttgacgcactggcaatgcgggggacacggagcaaccttgtcactgcctaacagattttagaccgaactcgcggaatctgtacggttaaactttgattcaaaaggaacgaacgtccgatctcactggtagttgacttccgagatgcagcacgacgcgacactattcgtgattacgacagtactagcccacgagagtagaaatgtaagggcttatatagccctgcaatgacgggtggtacttgtcagtacccttcaagtgaacattcgtattttgtcaacgaccagttggtcgtgcgtacgtttgggccctaaactaacctaaacaattatgtagatttatctagggtagctctgttcgtttatctaggacggtttctgccagagatgatattgaacacctgttcgtcatccgtaacaatattataccatttataatactaagccttttatttaatatgcctttaattaatattacccctctaaaataatattaaccccttaattaaattttataataatattctatataaataatataacccctctaaaattatattaatttataaatttaatcaatACTAATATACCCTAAAatctaatataaaaaaaattcatttttaataaaatttttatacaaaattaattttcaattctaaaaaaagcttcctcatttttttattatttagtgtttttaatatgtatattacgttattattattagttttataggtaattttttactgagtaaaaatccctcatttttagtttcactgaatatgcatgaaattactataaacttttttagtttactataattttcaaaatatttaaaatgaaaccttaatattataccatttataatactaagccttttatttaatatgcctataattaatattacccctctaaaataatattaaccccataattaaattttataataatattctatataaataatataacccctctaaaattatattaatttatataaatttaatcaatACTAATATAACCTAAaatcttaatataaaaaaaattcattttaaataaaagttttatataaaattaattttcaattctaaaaaaagcttcctcttttttttattatttagtgtttttaatacgtatattaagttattattattagttttataggtaattttttactgagtaaaaatccctcatttttagtttcactgaacatgcatgaaattactataaacttttctagtttactataattttcaaaatatttaaaatgaaaccttaatattataccatttataatactaagccttttatttaatatgcctttaattaatatcacccctctaaaataatattaaccccataattaaattttataataatattctatataaataatataacccctctaaaattatattgatttatataaatttaatcaatACTAATATTACCTAAaatcttaatataaaaaaattcatttttaataaaatttttatacaaaattaattttcaattttaaaaaaagcttcctcatttttttattatttagtgtttttaatacgtatattaagttattattattaattttataggtaattttttactgagtaaaaatccctcatttttagtttcactgaatatgcatgaaattactataaactttTTTAGTTcactataattttcaaaatatttaaaatgaaaccttattattataccatttataatactaagccttttatttaatatgcctttaattaatattacccctctaaaataatattaaccccataattaaattttataatatgtcacgtcgctttcttaacttttcgtatggatggtcgaacgatgaatagcgacaccgagaatttacaggcgagacgccgggccacgctcggccgcgcgatgcgtggtcctctcgggacaaaatacgctcacagtctctttatttgaaaatcaatcttgatgcaatttcgggcgccagacacctgaaggtgtcacacgaaagaatcgtaatctaaacacgaaagcggaacgcggttggactctcgagactgtgacgtagcaaacgaattctgaatagctctcgcgaggacgcaggattctacgtcgggagaacacgagacgttccccgcgacgggaaggttttcacacaaggaataaacaACGTTACGGCTAGCaaaatgtttattaaacgattcgactgggctgccgacgactcggcagcgaatacaaagtagccggcgcgtattatcgcgactgatgaaaatcgcacgcgctgtttctcccgtactttacaaactcgcgaagaattcggcagcgataggaacttcgcgacgcggaaggcctcgaaggccgatttccggccgaactcagatggattccgcgatttctctcggacttgcgtcgatcgaacagaatttacgaccgcgaatcgaacacgcgacggcttcacaccgtggaacgagcgcaggttaattagaattaacggcggcggcgatagtatcccgaatccgcgacttcgcgtttagatcggcgtcgtacaaccgccataaggcggccacgcggccccccgctatccgaccggattcgtaccgcgacaacgatatccttcacaatacgaaggattcgtgatttgacaccaatagtgtcacccaaatatcgtccgcctcgtttgccgttaactctcgcgacacgaatacctaacctcgccgcgctacccgagccaacacgaaattcacgaataattaatctcgaaagcctgatcggcgcttaccactggtaatTCGGCAATAGTtgaacggcagcgaatctctagAGTCCCCAtggtctcagcaggcgcaaaatacaagaattataagcaatcgttcaaagcgacaactgttcgttaacgattccaaagacgcagtgatcgttcacgcggtagctcgggtacgcggaagcagggcgtcccccacttttcgattctacttccttcgcgcaacgtctcgacctATCGCTAATGCGGAATTTCGCATTGACGAATCCCAGACGACGGCGCTCggcttccggcgtctcacggcatatccggcagcgctgtcttccgattggccgcttcccgaggagacgatcggcgtcagccaatccggttgctctgctgcttcttcccggacgaggtgACGACAGGGCagagtagttgatcgtctcagcagcggatgccctcgtcggcgcctccaggttgacagtcctgggccttgacgatctctcgttatttcctttcgggatcCTGCCTTTCACCTGCCTCGAGGTGCGTATCCTCGAGGCTCGTTGCTTCTGCGATGAAAGTAGAacttccggatcccgcctgggacccggatatggTCCTGTAAACTTCcgtcgcgcaatttggcgcgacattcaaaaaaTTAGAATGCGCCCttttgggtctcactcgtgcccagggagagcgctcgcagcggcccttatcgcgatgcttgaccaaagggtggcccggtcatccgttatggaagttcgagtgacgtaggcaatcttgccacgtcacaaataatattctatataaataatataacccctctaaaattatattaatttatataaatttaatcaatACTAATATAACCTAAaatcttaatataaaaaaaattcattttaaataaaatttttatacaaaattaattttcaattctaaaaaaagcttcctcatttttttattatttagtgtttttaatacgtatattaagttattattattagttttataggtaattttttactgagtaaaaatccctcatttttagtttcactgaatatgcatgaaattactataaacttttctagtttattataattttcaaaatatttaaaatgaaaccttaatattataccatttataatactaagccttttatttaatatgcctttaattaatattacccctctaaaataatattaaccccataattaaattttataataatattctatataaataatataacccctctaggcacagagtggatgaggagagttttagaaaaaaggaagaataagttagaaaatattcaaataaacatACACTGACACAAACACACATGTACCCCCCATTTTAAGGCCGAAaggcaaacaaaataaatctatttactactaatataacccctctaaaattatattaatttatataaatttaatgaatactaatataacctaaaatcttaatataaaaaaattcatttttaataaaatttttatacaaaattaattttcaattctaaaaaaagctttctcatttttttattatttagtgtttttaatacgtatattaagttattattattagttttataggtaattttttaCTGAGTAAAAATCCCACATTTTTAGTTTCACTGAATATGCATAAAATTACTATAAACTTTTCTAGTTTACTATAATttccaaaatatttaaaatgaaacctcaatattataccatttataatactaagccttttatttaatatgcctttaattaatattacccctctaaaataatattaacctcataattaaattttataataatattctatataaataatataacccctctaaaattatattaatttatataaatttaatcaatACTAATATATCCTAAaatcttaatataaaaaaaattcattttaaataaaatttttatacaaaattaattttcaattctaaaaaaagcttcctcattttttattatttagtgtttttaatacgtatattaagttattattattagttttataggtaattttttactgagtaaaaatccctcatttttagtttcactgaatatgcatgaaattactataaacttttctagtttcctataattttcaaaatatttaaaatggaaccttaatattataacatttataatactaagccttttatttaatatacctttaattaatattacccctctaaaataatattaacctcataattaaattttataataatattctatataaataatataacccctctaaaattatattaatttatataaatttaatcaatACTAATATATCCTAAaatcttaatataaaaaaaattcattttaaataaaagttttatacaaaattaattttcaattctaaaaatagcttcctcattttttattatttattaaaaataataaataaataaagttattattattaatttgaatgattattttaaataaatttcttacaataatttaattttaaataatataagaaattttcaaataaataatttattattattattattttttttttttcatataaatattaaatattattaattatatatatatatatatatatatatatatatgcatcctcccgcacgtgtttttgctcgactagcctgcgggatgcatcctctcgcacgtgtttttactcgactagcctgcgggatgcatcctctcgcacgtgtttttgctcgactagcctgcgggatgcatcctctcgcacgtgtttttactcgactagcctgcgggatgcatcctctcgcacgtgttttttctcgactagcctgcgggatccatcctctcgtacgtgtttttactcgactagcctgcgggatgcatcctcccgcacgtgtttttgctcgactagcctgcgggatgcatcctctcgcacgtgtttttgctcgactagcctgcgggatgcatcctctcgcacgtgtttttgctcgactagcctgcgggatgcatcctctcgcacgtgtttttactcgactagcctgcgggaagcatcctctcgcacgtgtttctactcgactagcctgcgtgatgcatcctctcgcacgtgtttttactcgactagcctgcgggatgcatcctctcgcacgtgtttttactcgactagcctgcgggatgcatcctctcgcacgtgtttttactcgactagcctgcgggatgcatcctctcgcacgtgtttttactcgactagcctgcgggatgcatcgtctcgcacgtgtttttactcgactagcctgcgggatgcatcctctcgcacgtgtttttactcgacgagcctgcgggatgcatcctctcgcacgtgtttttactcgactagcctgcgggatgcatcctctcgcacgtgtttttactcgactagcctgcgggatgcatcctctcgcacgtgttttttctcgactagcctgcgggatccatcctctcgcacgtgtttttactcgactatcctgcgggatgcatcctctcgcacgtgtttttactcgactagcctgcgggatgcatcctctctcacgtgtttctactcgactagcctgcgggatgcatcctcacgcacgtgtttttactcgactagcctgcgggatgaatcctctcgcacgtgtttttactcgactagcctgcgggatgcatcctgtcgcacgtgtttttactcgactagcctgcgggatgcatcctctcgcacgtgtttttactcgactagcctgcgggatccatcctctcgcacgtgtttttactcgactagcctgcgggatgcatcctctcgcacgtgtttttgctcgactagcctgcgggatgcatcctctcgcacgtgtttttactcaactagcctgcgggatgcatcctctcgcacgtgtttttactcgactagcctgcgggatgcatcctctcgcacgtgtttttgctcgactagcctgcgggatgcatcctctcgcacgtgtttttactcgactagcctgcgggatgaatcctctcgcacgtgtttttactcgactagcctgcgggatgaatcctctcgcacgtgttgttactcgactagcctgcgggatgcatcctctcgcacgtgttttttctcgactagcctgcgggatccatcctctcgcacgagtttttgctcgactagcctgcgggatgcatcctctcgcacgtgtttttgctcgactagcctgcgggatgcatcctctcgcacgtgtttttgctcgactagcctgcgggatgcatcctctcgcacgtgttttttctcgactagcctgcgggatgcatcctctcgcacgtgtttttactcgactagcctgcgggatgaatcctctcgcacgtgtttttactcgactagcctgcgggatgcatcctcttgcacgtgtttttactcgactagcctgcgggatccatcctctcgcacgtgtttttactcgactagcctgcgggatgcatcctctcgcacgtgtttttgctcgactagcctgcgggatgcatcctctcgcacgtgtttttactcaactagcctgcgggatgcatcctctcgcacgtgtttttactcgactagcctgcgggatgcatcctctcgcacgtgtttttgctcgactagcctgcgggatgcatcctctcgcacgtgtttttactcgactagcctgcgggatgaatcctctcgcacgtgtttttactcgactagcctgcgggatgaatcctctcgcacgtgtttttactcgactagcctgcgggatgcatcctctcgcacgtgttttttctcgactagcctgcgggatccatcctctcgcacgagtttttgctcgactagcctgcgggatgcatcctctcgcacgtgtttttgctcgactagcctgcgggatgcatcctctcgcacgtgtttttgctcgactagcctgcgggatgcatcctctcgcacgtgtttttactcaactagcctgcgggatgcatcctctcgcacgtgtttttactggactagcctgcgggatgcatcctctcgcacgtgtttttactcgactagcctgcgggatgcatcctctcgcac includes:
- the LOC143216540 gene encoding uncharacterized protein LOC143216540, producing the protein MLPDRQIDRSNLHIPANIRLADPEFHRPGKIDMLLGAGPTLACLSIGQIDLSKHRGNDLVLQKTQLGWILGGDILTSSHSSHKTFITNIHFDLQKFWEIEEGTVKQFRSCDDQACENHFAATVKRNTSGRYMVALPFNDKKDQLGESRSRALKRFWALERKLERDPTLREQYTKVLEEYLELGHMKQAKNIDTPGFYLPHHAVIKPSSSTTKTRVVFDGSAKSTTHLSLNETLRIGPTLQDDLLSLLLRFRMHTYVLTGDIEKMYRQFLVRPEDRAYQRILWRNSNGEIETFELTTITFGLAPAPYLAIRCLHQLANDEEGDFPEAAIRIKRDLYVDDLLTGTDSIEDAKTLQRQIITLLKRGGLNIRQWASNEPELLSGLNEELIHPKILGDSTTMKTLGVSWDARRDTIRYSVQQTVTKEVTKRSVLSTIARIYDPLGLLGPITIVAKIFMQRLWALKINWDESLPANIHTEWTKFEGDLQVLNNIEFTRFVRLKNARQTELHGFCDASERAYGACLYVRTIDQDGSIRANLLCAKSRVAPLSQITLARLELCGAALLATLFRTVQDALIHHVDKVVFWTDSTVVLSWIRKSPSALKTFVANRVADIQRKTDVQSWRYIRSADNPADLISRGTTSEELIKNRLWGHGPKWLAQTQTTWPAARFTIRNELPELRTVTCLVSLKTQTDEILLRYSCFQRLRRVVAYCLRFPLKHRVTGPLSIEELRESNNRIIQLLQATTFADEIHDLKIGKVSNRGRLQPLSPFLDDKGILRVGGRLHNSALPFEQRHPILLPRGHHITKLIIRDSHLKTHHAGITATLYDVRQRYWPIDGKNTTRQVIRQCIRCFRVKPPTVDYIMGNLPATRVTEGRPFINSGVDYCGPFFIKERRFRNRARVKVYVAVFVCFATKAIHLEVVSDLTTEAFIAALKRFVARRGLCKNIYSDNGTNFVGANNELTDHHKAMSKDEKLKHFLISREMSWHFMPALSPHFGGLWEAAVKSFKHHVKRVVGEELFTYEQFTTFVIEIEAILNSRPLTPLSSDPNDIPALTPGHFLIGDSLTCLAETDFSTTSSNRLSTWQHIQKVKQDFWARWYKEYVNQLNIRHKWTQGSHDITQGTLVVLRVDNLPPLCWQLGRIVQIHPGADGITRAVTVRTTHGVYKRNVKKLAPLPYGDTAQSDGVNPSA